A part of Curtobacterium sp. MCLR17_036 genomic DNA contains:
- the gnd gene encoding phosphogluconate dehydrogenase (NAD(+)-dependent, decarboxylating): MHIGLVGLGRMGNNMRARLRNAGIEVTGYDANPAVSDVADLGALAAALPEGKKLVWVMVPHGKITDDVISDLAEVLGEGDLVIDGGNSKWLDDEVHAKQLDAKGIRYMDAGVSGGVWGKDNGYGLMVGGAVEDVEFAMPVFDALRPEGPREEGFSHAGGVGAGHYAKMVHNGIEYAIMQAYGEGYELLEAKDIIHDVPAVFAGWQRGTVVRSWLLDLLVLAINEDPKLDELEGYVDDSGEGRWTLEEGIELAVPMPALSAAMFARFVSRQGSQSPTMKAVAALRNQFGGHAVKKS; the protein is encoded by the coding sequence TCTCCGCAACGCTGGGATCGAGGTCACCGGTTACGACGCGAACCCCGCCGTCTCCGACGTGGCCGACCTCGGCGCACTCGCCGCGGCGCTGCCCGAGGGCAAGAAGCTCGTGTGGGTCATGGTCCCGCACGGCAAGATCACCGACGACGTGATCTCCGACCTCGCCGAGGTCCTCGGCGAGGGCGACCTCGTCATCGACGGCGGCAACTCGAAGTGGCTCGACGACGAGGTGCACGCGAAGCAGCTCGACGCCAAGGGCATCCGCTACATGGACGCCGGTGTCTCCGGTGGCGTCTGGGGCAAGGACAACGGCTACGGCCTCATGGTCGGCGGTGCCGTCGAGGACGTCGAGTTCGCGATGCCGGTCTTCGACGCGCTCCGTCCCGAGGGCCCCCGCGAAGAGGGCTTCTCGCACGCCGGCGGCGTCGGCGCGGGTCACTACGCGAAGATGGTCCACAACGGCATCGAGTACGCGATCATGCAGGCGTACGGCGAGGGCTACGAGCTCCTCGAGGCCAAGGACATCATCCACGACGTCCCCGCGGTCTTCGCCGGCTGGCAGCGCGGCACCGTCGTGCGGTCCTGGCTGCTCGACCTGCTCGTGCTCGCGATCAACGAGGACCCGAAGCTCGACGAGCTCGAGGGCTACGTCGACGACTCGGGCGAGGGTCGCTGGACCCTCGAAGAAGGGATCGAGCTCGCCGTCCCGATGCCGGCGCTGTCCGCGGCGATGTTCGCCCGCTTCGTCTCGCGTCAGGGCAGCCAGTCCCCGACGATGAAGGCCGTCGCGGCGCTCCGCAACCAGTTCGGCGGTCACGCCGTCAAGAAGTCCTAG
- a CDS encoding DciA family protein, translating into MPRPWKPTEPARVYRHLRAVFGDPSKRGTDARRRRAREFDADTVPYGRGREPRGLGDVVGSLAQELGWTEPLARSELFVDWPSVVGDELAKHSTPVTIEDGALVIRCDSTAWATQLRLMRASVTTTIAERHPEAGVESIRVSGPDAPTWKRGPRTVQGRGPRDTYG; encoded by the coding sequence ATGCCCCGCCCCTGGAAGCCGACCGAACCCGCACGGGTCTACCGGCACCTCCGTGCCGTGTTCGGCGACCCGTCGAAGCGCGGTACCGACGCCCGTCGGCGGCGCGCGCGCGAGTTCGACGCGGACACCGTGCCGTACGGGCGGGGTCGTGAGCCGAGGGGCCTCGGCGACGTCGTCGGCTCGCTCGCGCAGGAGCTCGGCTGGACTGAGCCGCTCGCCCGCTCGGAGCTCTTCGTGGACTGGCCGAGCGTCGTGGGTGACGAGCTCGCGAAGCACTCCACCCCGGTGACGATCGAGGACGGTGCACTCGTCATCCGCTGCGACTCGACCGCGTGGGCGACACAGCTCCGACTCATGCGCGCATCCGTCACGACGACCATCGCCGAGCGGCACCCGGAGGCCGGGGTCGAGTCGATCCGGGTTTCGGGGCCGGACGCCCCCACCTGGAAACGCGGTCCCAGGACGGTCCAGGGGCGCGGCCCCCGCGACACCTACGGGTGA
- the gyrB gene encoding DNA topoisomerase (ATP-hydrolyzing) subunit B produces the protein MASGSEDEPQNPLDAETPQSEPSYGADQIQVLEGLEAVRKRPGMYIGSTGPRGLHHLVQEIVDNSVDEALAGYCDTIDVTIREDGGVRVVDNGRGIPVDVHAAEGVSTLQVVLTVLHAGGKFGGGGYAVSGGLHGVGSSVVNALSSELDVEVRRQGHVWRQSYTDGVPVAPVSQDEASDDHGTTITFWPNADIFETVEFDYETLRTRFQQMAFLNKGLRINLLDERTPEEGEEARKDSFHYERGLADYVEYINSQKKADLVHPDVIGFEAEDPERKIALEVAMQWNTSYQESVHTFANTINTHEGGTHEEGFRAALTYLVNKYAREAKIIKEKDDNLTGDDIREGLTAVISVKLGEPQFEGQTKTKLGNTEAKGFVQRVVGSELTHWFESNPTQARDVVRKAIQASQARLAARKARETTRRKGLLESGGMPGKLKDCQSKDPTLSEIFMVEGDSAGGSAVQGRNPMTQAILPLRGKILNVEKARLDRALANQEIQSMITAFGAGIGEDFDPDKARYHKIVLMADADVDGQHITTLLLTLLFRYMRPLIERGYVYLAQPPLYRLKWSNSAHEYVFSDRERDALMQAGLAAGKRIPKDNGIQRYKGLGEMDYKELWDTTMNPDTRTLLQVTLEDAAAVDSVFSTLMGEDVESRRQFIQQNAKDVRFLDI, from the coding sequence ATGGCATCAGGATCTGAAGACGAACCGCAGAACCCGCTCGACGCGGAGACCCCGCAGAGCGAACCATCCTACGGCGCGGACCAGATCCAGGTGCTCGAGGGGCTCGAGGCCGTGCGCAAGCGCCCCGGCATGTACATCGGCTCGACGGGCCCGCGCGGTCTGCACCACCTGGTCCAGGAGATCGTCGACAACTCCGTCGACGAGGCCCTCGCCGGCTACTGCGACACGATCGACGTCACCATCCGCGAGGACGGCGGCGTCCGCGTCGTCGACAACGGCCGCGGCATCCCGGTGGACGTCCACGCTGCCGAGGGCGTCTCGACGCTGCAGGTCGTGCTGACCGTCCTGCACGCGGGCGGCAAGTTCGGCGGCGGCGGGTACGCGGTCTCCGGTGGCCTGCACGGCGTGGGTTCCTCGGTCGTGAACGCGCTGTCGAGCGAACTCGACGTCGAGGTCCGCCGCCAGGGGCACGTGTGGCGCCAGAGCTACACCGACGGTGTCCCCGTCGCCCCGGTCTCGCAGGACGAAGCGTCCGACGACCACGGCACCACGATCACCTTCTGGCCGAACGCCGACATCTTCGAGACCGTCGAGTTCGACTACGAGACCCTGCGCACCCGGTTCCAGCAGATGGCGTTCCTGAACAAGGGCCTGCGGATCAACCTGCTGGACGAGCGCACCCCGGAAGAGGGGGAAGAGGCCCGCAAGGACTCCTTCCACTACGAGCGCGGGCTCGCCGACTACGTCGAGTACATCAACTCGCAGAAGAAGGCCGACCTCGTCCACCCCGACGTCATCGGGTTCGAGGCCGAGGACCCGGAGCGCAAGATCGCGCTCGAGGTCGCGATGCAGTGGAACACCTCGTACCAGGAGAGCGTCCACACGTTCGCGAACACGATCAACACGCACGAGGGCGGGACCCACGAAGAGGGCTTCCGTGCCGCGCTGACGTACCTGGTGAACAAGTACGCGCGCGAGGCGAAGATCATCAAGGAGAAGGACGACAACCTCACGGGTGACGACATCCGCGAGGGCCTGACGGCCGTCATCTCCGTGAAGCTCGGCGAGCCGCAGTTCGAGGGCCAGACGAAGACCAAGCTCGGGAACACCGAGGCGAAGGGCTTCGTGCAGCGCGTCGTCGGCAGCGAGCTCACGCACTGGTTCGAGAGCAACCCGACCCAGGCGCGCGACGTCGTGCGCAAGGCGATCCAGGCCTCGCAGGCCCGGCTCGCCGCCCGCAAGGCGCGCGAGACCACGCGGCGCAAGGGCCTGCTCGAGTCGGGTGGCATGCCCGGCAAGCTGAAGGACTGCCAGTCGAAGGACCCGACCCTGTCGGAGATCTTCATGGTCGAGGGCGACTCCGCCGGCGGTTCCGCCGTGCAGGGCCGCAACCCGATGACGCAGGCGATCCTGCCCCTGCGCGGCAAGATCCTCAACGTCGAGAAGGCCCGGCTCGACCGCGCCCTCGCGAACCAGGAGATCCAGTCGATGATCACGGCGTTCGGCGCCGGCATCGGCGAGGACTTCGACCCGGACAAGGCCCGGTACCACAAGATCGTGCTGATGGCCGATGCCGACGTCGACGGCCAGCACATCACGACGCTGCTGCTCACGCTGCTGTTCCGCTACATGCGGCCGCTCATCGAGCGCGGCTACGTGTACCTCGCGCAGCCGCCGCTGTACCGCCTGAAGTGGTCGAACTCGGCGCACGAGTACGTCTTCAGCGACCGGGAGCGCGATGCCCTCATGCAGGCCGGCCTGGCAGCCGGTAAGCGGATCCCGAAGGACAACGGGATCCAGCGCTACAAGGGCCTCGGCGAGATGGACTACAAGGAGCTCTGGGACACCACGATGAACCCGGACACCCGGACGCTCCTGCAGGTCACGCTCGAGGACGCCGCCGCGGTGGACAGCGTCTTCTCGACGCTGATGGGCGAGGACGTCGAGTCGCGTCGCCAGTTCATCCAGCAGAACGCCAAGGACGTGCGCTTCCTCGACATCTAA
- the gyrA gene encoding DNA gyrase subunit A gives MADDNENGADEQPEIVHGDSGDIVVSGDRISQVDLQLEMQRSYLDYAMSVIVGRALPEVRDGLKPVHRRVIYAMFDGGYRPDRAFSKCSRVVGDVMGQFHPHGDSAIYDALVRLVQPWSLRYPLALGQGNFGSPGNDGAAAPRYTETKMAPLALEMVRDIDEDTVDFQDNYDGRTQEPAILPARFPNLLVNGSVGIAVGMATNIPPHNLREVAEGAKWSLDNPDATREELLAALMQRIKGPDFPTGAQVLGTKGIQDAYRTGRGSITMRAVVAVEEIQGRTCLVVTELPYQVNPDNLAIKIAELVKDGKLAGVADIRDETSGRTGQRLVIVLKRDAVAKVVLNNLYKHTQLQENFGANMLAIVDGVPRTLPLDGFISAWVAHQIDVIVRRTQFRLREAEKRAHILRGYLAALDALDEVIALIRRSPDVEEARTGLMDLLSVDEIQARAILELQLRRLAALERQKIHDEAEELERKIADFQDILASETRQRTIIRDELEEIVDRFGDDRRTEIMLGYDGDMSIEDLIPEEEMVVTITRGGYVKRTRSDQYRSQHRGGRGVRGAQLRADDIVEHFFVTTTHHWLLFLTDQGRVYRAKAYELQEAGRDAKGQHVANLLAMQPDEQIQQVLDIRDYEVAQYLVLATEHGLVKKTALTEYDTNRTGGIIAINLRDGDKLRQALLVDEHDDLLLVSRQGMSLRFTATNDTLRPMGRSTSGVKGMSFRDGDSLLAARVVSDDGFVWVMTEGGYAKRTSVDQYRVQGRGGLGIKVAKLALDRGDLVGALIVGEDDEVLVVLQSGKVVRSAVAEVPAKGRDTMGVVFARFAENDRIIAVAQNTERNLVDQDDAEIEPAGPVETVSPAEAAPEPTDPIDNAPTNPAPVDDEAGEDQSSNE, from the coding sequence ATGGCTGACGACAACGAGAACGGCGCCGACGAGCAGCCCGAGATCGTCCACGGCGACAGCGGGGACATCGTCGTCTCCGGTGACCGCATCTCGCAGGTCGACCTGCAGCTCGAGATGCAGCGGTCGTACCTCGACTACGCGATGTCGGTGATCGTCGGCCGTGCCCTGCCGGAGGTCCGCGACGGCCTCAAGCCGGTGCACCGCCGCGTGATCTACGCCATGTTCGACGGCGGGTACCGCCCGGACCGCGCGTTCTCGAAGTGCTCCCGTGTCGTCGGCGACGTCATGGGCCAGTTCCACCCGCACGGTGACTCGGCGATCTACGACGCCCTGGTCCGCCTGGTGCAGCCGTGGTCGCTCCGCTACCCGCTCGCGCTCGGGCAGGGCAACTTCGGCTCGCCCGGCAACGACGGCGCCGCCGCCCCGCGGTACACCGAGACGAAGATGGCGCCGCTCGCGCTCGAGATGGTCCGGGACATCGACGAGGACACCGTCGACTTCCAGGACAACTACGACGGCCGCACGCAGGAGCCGGCGATCCTGCCGGCCCGGTTCCCGAACCTGCTCGTCAACGGTTCGGTCGGCATCGCGGTCGGCATGGCGACGAACATCCCGCCGCACAACCTGCGCGAGGTCGCCGAGGGCGCCAAGTGGTCGCTCGACAACCCCGACGCCACGCGTGAAGAGCTCCTCGCCGCGCTCATGCAGCGCATCAAGGGCCCGGACTTCCCGACCGGCGCGCAGGTGCTCGGCACGAAGGGCATCCAGGACGCCTACCGCACGGGTCGCGGGTCGATCACGATGCGCGCCGTCGTCGCGGTCGAGGAGATCCAGGGCCGCACCTGCCTCGTCGTCACCGAACTGCCGTACCAGGTGAACCCGGACAACCTGGCGATCAAGATCGCCGAACTCGTCAAGGACGGCAAGCTCGCGGGTGTCGCCGACATCCGCGACGAGACCTCCGGGCGCACCGGCCAGCGCCTGGTCATCGTGCTGAAGCGCGACGCCGTGGCCAAGGTCGTGCTGAACAACCTGTACAAGCACACGCAGCTGCAGGAGAACTTCGGCGCGAACATGCTCGCGATCGTCGACGGCGTGCCGCGCACCCTGCCGCTCGACGGCTTCATCTCGGCGTGGGTCGCCCACCAGATCGACGTCATCGTGCGCCGCACGCAGTTCCGTCTGCGCGAGGCCGAGAAGCGGGCGCACATCCTGCGCGGCTACCTGGCGGCGCTCGACGCCCTCGACGAGGTCATCGCCCTCATCCGGCGCTCGCCCGACGTCGAAGAGGCCCGGACCGGCCTGATGGACCTGCTGTCCGTCGACGAGATCCAGGCGCGCGCGATCCTCGAGCTGCAGCTCCGTCGTCTCGCTGCCCTCGAGCGGCAGAAGATCCACGACGAGGCCGAGGAACTCGAGCGCAAGATCGCCGACTTCCAGGACATCCTGGCGTCCGAGACCCGGCAGCGCACGATCATCCGCGACGAGCTCGAGGAGATCGTCGACCGCTTCGGCGACGACCGCCGGACCGAGATCATGCTCGGCTACGACGGCGACATGTCCATCGAGGACCTCATCCCCGAAGAGGAGATGGTCGTCACCATCACCCGCGGCGGCTACGTCAAGCGCACCCGCAGTGACCAGTACCGGTCTCAGCACCGCGGTGGCCGCGGCGTCCGTGGCGCCCAGCTCCGCGCCGACGACATCGTCGAGCACTTCTTCGTCACGACGACGCACCACTGGCTGCTGTTCCTCACCGACCAGGGCCGCGTCTACCGCGCGAAGGCGTACGAGCTGCAGGAGGCCGGCCGCGACGCGAAGGGCCAGCACGTCGCGAACCTGCTCGCCATGCAGCCCGACGAGCAGATCCAGCAGGTGCTCGACATCCGCGACTACGAGGTCGCGCAGTACCTGGTCCTCGCCACCGAGCACGGCCTGGTGAAGAAGACCGCGCTCACCGAGTACGACACGAACCGCACCGGCGGCATCATCGCGATCAACCTGCGCGACGGCGACAAGCTCCGGCAGGCGTTGCTCGTCGACGAGCACGACGACCTGCTGCTCGTCTCCCGCCAGGGCATGTCGCTCCGCTTCACCGCGACGAACGACACCCTGCGTCCCATGGGTCGGTCGACCTCCGGCGTGAAGGGCATGTCCTTCCGCGACGGCGACTCGCTGCTCGCGGCCCGGGTCGTGTCCGACGACGGGTTCGTCTGGGTGATGACCGAGGGCGGCTACGCCAAGCGCACCTCCGTCGACCAGTACCGGGTGCAGGGCCGTGGCGGTCTCGGTATCAAGGTGGCCAAGCTGGCGCTCGACCGGGGCGACCTGGTGGGCGCGCTCATCGTCGGCGAGGACGACGAGGTGCTCGTCGTGCTGCAATCGGGCAAGGTGGTAAGGTCTGCCGTGGCCGAGGTCCCCGCCAAGGGCCGAGACACGATGGGCGTGGTCTTCGCGAGGTTCGCGGAGAACGACCGGATCATCGCCGTGGCCCAGAACACCGAGCGGAACCTGGTCGACCAGGACGACGCCGAGATCGAGCCAGCGGGCCCGGTCGAGACGGTCAGCCCGGCCGAAGCGGCGCCGGAACCCACTGACCCCATCGACAACGCGCCCACCAACCCCGCGCCCGTCGACGACGAGGCCGGAGAGGACCAGTCAAGCAATGAGTAG
- a CDS encoding DUF3566 domain-containing protein → MSSVAEKLQKKAKRPVGTRQVRLRLVYLDFWSMVKLSFLIALAGSIVIVVATALVWVILNQTGVFTQVDALLKDVTGQNSYSIMDQFSLGQVLGFSIVVGILNVVVGTVLGAIVSVLYNLSVRITGGLLVGFTNN, encoded by the coding sequence ATGAGTAGTGTCGCCGAGAAGCTCCAGAAGAAGGCGAAGCGTCCCGTCGGCACCCGCCAGGTCCGCCTGCGGCTGGTCTACCTCGACTTCTGGTCGATGGTGAAGCTGAGCTTCCTCATCGCCCTCGCGGGCAGCATCGTGATCGTGGTCGCCACCGCCCTGGTGTGGGTCATCCTCAACCAGACGGGCGTGTTCACGCAGGTCGACGCCCTGCTCAAGGACGTCACCGGGCAGAACAGCTACTCGATCATGGACCAGTTCTCGCTGGGCCAGGTCCTCGGGTTCTCCATCGTCGTGGGCATCCTCAACGTGGTCGTCGGCACCGTGCTCGGCGCGATCGTGAGCGTGCTCTACAACCTCAGTGTGCGGATCACCGGCGGCCTGCTCGTCGGCTTCACGAACAACTGA
- a CDS encoding peptidylprolyl isomerase: MSLHTAVATIHTNKGDIRVNLFGNHAPKTVKNFVDLATGQQEWTHPGTGKVSTDKLYDGVIFHRIIKDFMIQGGDPLGQGIGGPGYRFDDEISPELTFQNPYIFAMANAGIQGGRGTNGSQFFITTVATPWLQGKHTIFGEVADDESRAVVDGIEGVATDGRDKPLEDVVIQSIDVEDV, encoded by the coding sequence ATGTCTCTGCACACCGCTGTCGCAACGATCCACACCAACAAGGGCGACATCCGCGTCAACCTGTTCGGCAACCACGCTCCGAAGACCGTCAAGAACTTCGTCGACCTCGCCACGGGCCAGCAGGAGTGGACCCACCCGGGCACGGGCAAGGTCTCGACCGACAAGCTGTACGACGGCGTCATCTTCCACCGCATCATCAAGGACTTCATGATCCAGGGTGGCGACCCCCTCGGTCAGGGCATCGGTGGCCCGGGCTACCGCTTCGACGACGAGATCTCGCCCGAGCTCACGTTCCAGAACCCCTACATCTTCGCCATGGCGAACGCCGGCATCCAGGGCGGCCGTGGCACGAACGGCTCGCAGTTCTTCATCACCACGGTGGCGACGCCGTGGCTGCAGGGCAAGCACACCATCTTCGGCGAGGTCGCGGACGACGAGTCCCGCGCGGTCGTCGACGGGATCGAGGGCGTGGCCACCGACGGCCGCGACAAGCCCCTCGAGGACGTCGTCATCCAGAGCATCGACGTCGAGGACGTCTGA
- a CDS encoding rhomboid family intramembrane serine protease, protein MTDQAYNPNNTCYRHPDRQSFVLCQRCGRTICPECQTPAAVGVHCPECVREQRAQFAANRRASGGPSGLTVARRRFAMLDQKGTVVLVAISVLVWLFDELSRGALTNLLAYNSLLLPVQPWRAVTVLFVHSGFLHILFNMWALWIFGRILENMLGTWRFVALYFITGVFGTMLVTFLAPGTWVVGASGAIFGLFAAFFVLQRSLGQNAVQLLVIMGLNLVVGFIPGTNISWQAHVGGIIGGFLVGFVFAQTRNVRQRSLQIALLVGAAVVAVALTVVGYAVTVG, encoded by the coding sequence GTGACCGACCAGGCGTACAACCCGAACAACACCTGCTACCGGCACCCCGACCGGCAGAGCTTCGTGCTCTGCCAGCGGTGCGGGCGGACGATCTGCCCGGAGTGCCAGACGCCGGCGGCGGTCGGGGTGCACTGCCCGGAGTGCGTGCGTGAACAGCGCGCACAGTTCGCGGCGAACCGTCGGGCGTCCGGAGGCCCGAGCGGCCTGACGGTCGCCCGACGGCGCTTCGCCATGCTCGACCAGAAGGGCACCGTCGTCCTCGTGGCGATCTCGGTGCTCGTCTGGCTGTTCGACGAGCTCAGTCGCGGCGCCTTGACGAACCTGCTCGCCTACAACTCGCTGCTGCTGCCGGTGCAGCCGTGGCGGGCGGTGACGGTGCTGTTCGTGCACTCGGGCTTCCTCCACATCCTGTTCAACATGTGGGCGCTGTGGATCTTCGGTCGGATCCTCGAGAACATGCTCGGCACCTGGCGGTTCGTCGCGCTGTACTTCATCACCGGGGTCTTCGGCACGATGCTCGTCACGTTCCTGGCTCCCGGTACGTGGGTCGTCGGTGCTTCCGGCGCGATCTTCGGGCTGTTCGCGGCGTTCTTCGTCCTGCAGCGCAGTCTCGGGCAGAACGCGGTGCAGCTCCTCGTGATCATGGGGTTGAACCTGGTCGTCGGGTTCATCCCGGGCACGAACATCTCGTGGCAGGCGCACGTCGGTGGCATCATCGGCGGCTTCCTCGTCGGGTTCGTCTTCGCGCAGACCCGGAACGTCCGCCAGCGTTCGTTGCAGATCGCACTGCTCGTCGGTGCTGCCGTGGTCGCGGTGGCCCTCACCGTCGTGGGGTACGCCGTCACCGTCGGCTGA
- a CDS encoding cell division protein CrgA — protein MAKDKDRTKPARRTRADSVDTAGDAPNPVWFKPVMFGFMLLGLIWVIVFYISNAMLPVPSLGSWNILIGFGIMFIGFLMTTRWR, from the coding sequence ATGGCCAAGGACAAGGACCGCACCAAGCCCGCCCGGAGGACCCGAGCCGACTCGGTCGACACCGCGGGGGACGCCCCCAACCCGGTGTGGTTCAAGCCGGTCATGTTCGGCTTCATGCTGCTCGGACTCATCTGGGTCATCGTCTTCTACATCTCGAACGCGATGCTGCCCGTCCCGAGCCTCGGCTCGTGGAACATCCTCATCGGCTTCGGCATCATGTTCATCGGCTTCCTCATGACCACTCGGTGGCGCTGA
- a CDS encoding gamma-glutamyl-gamma-aminobutyrate hydrolase family protein (Members of this family of hydrolases with an active site Cys residue belong to MEROPS family C26.) translates to MTRILVVDNYDSFVYTLNGYVQQLGAETDVVRNDAFPESEIADRLAEYDGVLLSPGPGTPADAGVSIATVHAAIEAETPLLGVCLGHQAIAEALGATVTHAEELMHGKTSQVDHDDSVLFAGVPHPFTATRYHSLAIVDGTVPEELTVTARTGGGVIMGVQHRDHPVYGVQFHPESVLTEGGYRMVGNWLETAGLDGAVERADGLGPLIAAHRG, encoded by the coding sequence ATGACCAGGATCCTCGTCGTCGACAACTACGACAGCTTCGTCTACACGCTGAACGGGTACGTCCAGCAGCTCGGAGCGGAGACCGACGTGGTGCGGAACGACGCGTTCCCGGAGTCCGAGATCGCCGACCGCCTCGCCGAGTACGACGGTGTCCTGCTCTCCCCGGGCCCGGGCACGCCGGCGGACGCCGGGGTCTCCATCGCGACCGTCCACGCCGCGATCGAGGCCGAGACGCCGTTGCTCGGGGTGTGCCTCGGCCACCAGGCCATCGCGGAGGCGCTCGGTGCCACGGTCACGCACGCCGAGGAACTCATGCACGGCAAGACGTCGCAGGTCGACCACGACGACAGCGTGCTGTTCGCCGGGGTCCCGCACCCCTTCACCGCCACGCGGTACCACTCGCTCGCCATCGTGGACGGCACCGTCCCGGAGGAGCTCACCGTCACGGCCCGCACCGGTGGCGGCGTCATCATGGGCGTGCAGCACCGGGACCACCCGGTCTACGGCGTGCAGTTCCACCCCGAGTCGGTCCTCACCGAGGGTGGTTACCGCATGGTCGGCAACTGGCTCGAGACGGCCGGCCTCGACGGTGCCGTCGAGCGGGCGGACGGACTCGGTCCGCTGATCGCCGCACACCGGGGCTGA